The Brassica napus cultivar Da-Ae chromosome C1, Da-Ae, whole genome shotgun sequence DNA segment GGGTCGCATGATCTTTTGTTTGTGATGAGTTTATGACTGAGAGAAAGAAACccagtttttttttggggaatGTTGAACATACTTGTAGCAAATGCACTGGATGAAGCTTCCCACAGAAGTGAGTTCCCGTTCCAATCGGTTATAGTACCTCCAGCGCCTTCTATTACAGGCACCAGAGCTAGAAAATCATATGGCTGGTGAGGAATAACATTGACTTCAATTAGTATGATGTAGAAGAACAGTACCAAATAACGATTGATAAATGAGGCATTCACTTTTGACAAGTCATTCTTAAGGAGTAGCTTTACCTTTAGACCGGATTCAATAACAAGATTGACAAATCCAGAAGACAGGAGAGCGTAAGCATAGCAATCACAGCCGTATAATGGCATCTGTACCTGAAACAACCAAATTTGACAAGCCAGAAAGGTGTCAAAATTAAGAGCATAAAATAAAAGGGATTCAGGGAAATCTATACAATCAACTGGATAAGAAACTTAGTTTGATATATTGATTATTGTGAGATGTGTTGTTCTGAAGCTTTCAAATAAGTTTCATTTGCATGTGTCCATGTTTCAACCTATAAACAATCCCAATTTAAGTACACTCATTAGAGAGGAATAGAAGAGGACCTTGTCTCTAAATCAAACGATGATTTAGTGTTTGATGATTTATATTGTGTGAGAAAGAGATGTGTGCTTGTGGTTTGTAGGAAGAGGAGGTTTAGTTAGAGAATAAAGATTATTCTGAGTGTGCTAATTTGCTTAATTCCTCTCAGGAGCTACACTTTAGGTTCATATAATGTAAAGGAACCTTGTGGTAATTGGTTCTTAATTGCATTGAGCTCAAGTTTTCTACAATTGTATGGCAACTTCTATCTTTTATTGTTATTAAAATTGACGGTTTACCATTATTAGATGCACCAACCTTCACCAATTTCGAATTGGAATTTTAGGGGGTGTCAAGAAACTCTCAGATGCTAATAagtttttgtgttatttttCTGTAAATTTCTAAATTAGTACTTGTGAAGCCAAAAAAACTATTAGCAGTATAATAGTTAGCTTTGTTTAAGACTAGAACCAGTGCATTATTTATCAATTGGAGTAGTGAACATGAGAcaatgaaaaacaaaatcatgTAATTTACCAATTAAAGATAACATGCGGAACAATTACAAAAGATCTCGTGGCTTTGGATATgatcatatataaacttttgGGTTGTGTGCACAAGCTAGAGAGAAGCACACAAGCTAGGAGAACATGTTTTTTGTGTTCTACTGGAAGATCTCGTGGCTTTGGATATGATCATATATAAACCCCTACTTTATTTGCACACAAGCTAGAGAGAAGCAACCCAAAAGTTGTAATAATACAATGTAATTGTGACTTTACAGTTTCATAAACAGAGTGATGATAGTTTTACGGATCGTTATGGTTGCCGGAAAGTTTCTCCTTAATCTTGTTAAGGAACCCCTTCTTCTCGTGAGCTTCTTCTGATCCTGATCCGCTCACTGTTGCAGTTGATCGATCGTGCCCCTCTACCTTTGATTTAGTTTCATCCGTTACAGTAGCTCCTTGTCGTGATCCTTGACCATATTCGTCCATCTACATATAAACGTATGGGATGATTAATATGGTTCGTACTTACTTCGTACCATGCGACTAAGCGCCATACTGTACGAATGAGATATATAAATCTTACCGAGTTGGAGGAAGAAATGCCTTTGTTTTCAAGAGGGTTGTGAGACACGGAGATAGGTTGTGCGTGGTGAGGAGTATGGGTGGTCGTGATTGGGGCGGTGATTGGGTGTGGACCGGTGTAGCTGCTCTCCTTCAGGTGAGGGACGGTGGTTGCAACACCTGTCAGGTGCATCGCGTTTCCAAACTCGTCCACCAGCTGAGCTGGCTTGCCTTGTTCGTCCGCGAGGTAGATCGGGTTTCCTCTTTCGTCTCTTATATCCGCCATTCTAATTAGCAAAATTCTCCTCAACTCTCAGTTAAACGTTGCTTCCATAGACATATGCGTGTTTGAAGGAAGCGCTCTGTGTAGTGTATACATGTGCATGGTCGCGACACGTGCTGCGGTATCGCGAACGAAGATGCGTAGGTTATTGCCTCGTACACACACATGTGTGTTCTTTATACGAGCCTACTCATCTCGACATAAATCATTTTCTTGTGTACAATACATATGATCTCGACTGGTGTTTGAACAAATTTGTACATGTATTTCACCGTAAATTATAAGCTTATTTGTTTGTCATTCATCATAATATCTCAAAGGCTTGCTTATCTTTttatgcattatacaaaatagtAATTAACAAACTAAAAGGAGAAACAAATCAATATCTACAGAAAGAAGTTTGATTGAGATCAAGCTGGTAGATGTAATACAAACCACACCCAATCGCTTGTCTTCATAGCCCTGAGTCCATTCTGATCTATGCACATCctgaatacttatatatatatatatatatatatattaatgagtAAGGATCCAATGTTGTAATTATCCCCAACGATGTATGTGACTTTACATGTGTGAAATACCAATAAAAGAAAAGCCAATGAGGAAAATGTGTGTAACAACAAATAGCCTGTCTTAACTAAATGGTACCGTGCCCGTGTGTCTCGAGTTCTATGCTTCAGACAGAAGAGAGCAAAGCAGCACCTAGAAAAAACAACCACAATCAATCCCTTACGTGTGCAATTCACCGAATTGAGTCTGAGAGATATAGATCGAGAGCACGCACAGCTTACAAGTTCATATTTTGCTGGATTTGGTCCAGAAGAAGCCTTTCTTTTTGACAGCAAGATTCTCTTCAGCGGATTTACTGTTACCTCTGGATCCAAAAGAGAAATGTCTAGCCAAGAAAGGCTTTGCGGCATAACCTTTGACGCTCGAACTCGAGACCAGTTCAGGGCTCTTGTCTGCTGCTGCTCCTGCCATGTGGCTGTGATCATACATTACCAAATCATCGCAATCAAAATCACTGTCCAAAACTCGGTTTCTGAGTCTCTTGTTGTGCCTAGCTTTCAAATCCATCTCAACTTTCAACGCTTTCTCTGACAGCTTCGCCGTTTTCTTCTCACCAAATGTACAGATTGGGCACGACGGGTCGAATTTATCGATTTCCGGTGTCATCTGCTCTAAACACTCACCATGATAGACATGCCCACATGCTAGAATCGCGGACACAGAGAGCTCATTGGTCATGAAGATCTTTTGGCTGCTCCACATGGATTTCTCTGACAATGGTCTAGAGCAGGCACCACAGGTTTGCTGATGATGATTGGACATTACTCGGTTGCCATGATGGTCTATCTTGTCACGATCAATCCCAAAGCAGTCATTATCATAAGACAAAGGCTCGTTGCTGCGAGAAGATGACATCATTTCAGAAGAGGCTTGCAATGACCAACTTTCAGATGGTCCACTCTGAGAAGAATCATATCTCAAAGGAGTTCCCTGCGTCTCTTCAGTTGCTGAGCCTCTACTTAGTGAGTTCATTCCATAGATTCGACTATCTGAGACTTGCTTTGATAGACGAGGGCGCTGTGTCAGTTTAAGTGATGACGACGAACTAGCAGGATGCAAGTAGCTCTGGGGAGAAAGTGGTGATGCTGGGAAAGAAGATGTATGTGAAGGAGATGGATATGAAGGTGCCACAGACTGTGTTGAATCATTTTCTTTCTGTTTAAGAGATAGAGATGCGTAAGAGAGGGGTGCATCAACAAAGGTATAATTTCAAAGATGTAAGAGAAGTCAGCTAGTGATGAAAGAAAGAGGGTTTACCTGCTCGAAGACTGTATCCATGGAAGAGTTTCTTGGGAAAGATAGATCTGCCACAAGAGACACTAATATGATCAAGAGAGATGCATAGGCGAGCTAAGCAGCAAAACAGACAAATCCCATCAATAAAACATACATAGCCACAACTTTCTTCTGCTAATCATGACAATTTAACAGGTTCTGAAGCATGAAATCTAAAGTCACAAGTGAATGGGTTTTCCCTATAGCTGAAATGAATTACCTGAGGCCGGGGATTTCTGCAGTGTATGAGTCCGAAAGCTGTCGAAAGGAGAGCCTTGAGATGATACGAAAGCAGATTCAGATTTGAAGTCAGAGCCATCGTTACCATCAGATAACCAAGTGAGAGATGACTCTTCACCAGCAACACGGCCTCTTCTATTATGATTATCCCAGCGGAAACTCCAAGTAGGAGAATGCCTCCTCTCAGCAGCAGTTGATGAATTAGGAGGCACCAGTACCATTTTGTCACGAGCAGCAACACAACACGCATTCCCCATCTCTGAACTCGCTTCTTGCTACAACCTTAACTTCAAAAAACAACAAGTAAGTTAGAAAACAAAGATTCAGTATAACAATCAAATCATTATAAGCTAGAATCAAAGTCCAGGAAGCAATTTGTAAGATCTCTGAGTCATCGATCTATCCATAAGGGAAGGATAGAAAAGGAATCATATCGAAACTATCACTCACTGCCCACGAGAGTTTCGGAATCACTCTCAACTGCCATGACTCTCTCTTCACTAAGCAAATCCCAAAACTAATCCGATAAAGTAATTAAACTCAGCCtaattagcatccaaacagatCCGATTTTAAGGCCACGAAATCTGCTGCAAGCCGATTACCCAATATAGAAACCAAAaccc contains these protein-coding regions:
- the LOC106373735 gene encoding late embryogenesis abundant protein, which encodes MADIRDERGNPIYLADEQGKPAQLVDEFGNAMHLTGVATTVPHLKESSYTGPHPITAPITTTHTPHHAQPISVSHNPLENKGISSSNSMDEYGQGSRQGATVTDETKSKVEGHDRSTATVSGSGSEEAHEKKGFLNKIKEKLSGNHNDP
- the LOC106438887 gene encoding uncharacterized protein LOC106438887, whose translation is MGNACCVAARDKMVLVPPNSSTAAERRHSPTWSFRWDNHNRRGRVAGEESSLTWLSDGNDGSDFKSESAFVSSQGSPFDSFRTHTLQKSPASDLSFPRNSSMDTVFEQKENDSTQSVAPSYPSPSHTSSFPASPLSPQSYLHPASSSSSLKLTQRPRLSKQVSDSRIYGMNSLSRGSATEETQGTPLRYDSSQSGPSESWSLQASSEMMSSSRSNEPLSYDNDCFGIDRDKIDHHGNRVMSNHHQQTCGACSRPLSEKSMWSSQKIFMTNELSVSAILACGHVYHGECLEQMTPEIDKFDPSCPICTFGEKKTAKLSEKALKVEMDLKARHNKRLRNRVLDSDFDCDDLVMYDHSHMAGAAADKSPELVSSSSVKGYAAKPFLARHFSFGSRGNSKSAEENLAVKKKGFFWTKSSKI